The Gouania willdenowi chromosome 22, fGouWil2.1, whole genome shotgun sequence nucleotide sequence GTAGAAAAGCAAGTGCTTCATGGAGACCTGATAAGATGAATGGGCAGAGAAAAAAGGGTCCTTTAGTGGTGGGCTGGGGAAGTGGAGAAACAATAATGGCCTTTGATTTTATGTGATCGTGGAAAATGGACAGACAATACAGAAAtggcaatattattattatttgttgttttttattaccTCCATAAAGGAGTTCATCCTTTCAcagacatttattttgttgtttgttttactgttaaCAGCATAAGGTTAAAATTACttaatacattttgaccaatATTTAACCAAAGGCCATGGCAGATTCCATTGACtcttggaggggatctggatcaatatgcTGAGTTTGTATCTGtttagatgtaaaaaaaaaaatccctgtcTATCATTTGGGTTGGTTCCTTAATAACCCCTATTCTCTGAGTACTCTTGTTTTCAAaagtacttttattttattctttaaaaacaagttctgatgaactacggccgcgCCCGCGAAACGTCTCTGCAcagaatagcacgtaccacgttcccgagaatccAGTCAAATGACTCTGTTCCACTGAGTAAAGAAAATGCCGCTCCCTggggcccccgtggcacatacggagtaacgGGCCACATTCATATAttagtatgtgtcaatgattcggtaccaccacctgtcgtaatatttgactggcAAATAATTGAGAAATtgactttagtttttttcttttgggccCCTGGGgtccaaatcaaaaatcgggctacGAGTGTTgttgcgtacacatccatagatagctaccaaatttcagcctgatccgttcacgaataacagcgGAGTAGCGAtattaactagtgtacacaagaagaagaagaagaagaagaaccaagtgagtggtgttttgagtctggtagcccggcctaaagaTTAAGCAGAATTTGCAACATGACAATGAATATACCCTCGCATGAATGTTTTaggaaaatatcacatttacatGCAATTCGTCTTAGTATACAGGTGGTCAGTGAGACGGATATGTCAATTCTCGTGCAAAATCGGACATTATGTAGCAATAGGATGGAATTTgccttttaaattaaatagctATGACACAGTGATATTGTTCCCATGTTTTGGGACAAGTTTGTATACAAATTAaccattatgttttttaaggaaagtggattttcataaaatattacATATCTTATCATATCAGTATTCACAACTGTGACACTTGAAAACATTtgtcaatgtttcagtgaaaatagaccgttacagaaaaaaaagaatgttaatATAGGCactgactacatctgtcatctgtatttatcagtgcgcaccatgttggtgacctctGGTCCAATGTGTTGCTTTAGCAAGTATAGCACAACGCTGGATGTCAGATCTCACTCAAAATCTCAGCACGTAATTAATTAaactgggctttaagcctttattcgtcatgtatatatgttgtttcacatatatattgaaatttgtcctctgcaatttaacccatccctggggagcagtcggcagccattttgcggcacctggggagctgttcggggttaagggacttgctcaacatcccacagtgatggcccaggtgaggcttgaaccgggaaCCCTCTGATTAAGGCCagtgtccttaaccactaggccaccactctcCACGTGCTTGTTTCAGTGCATTTCTGCTGTGTATAAATATAGAATTTATGACTTTAGTTAATTCCATTAGTCGTATTAGACATGTTTGGCTGGATTTTGGGGAATGTTCTGTGATGTCACCTTATTATGGAAAGCAGATGAAACGGAAACTAAACGGCTATGTGTAAACGGACACAGAGATGACGGGGATTGGGTAAACTGAAAGGGAATTGGGGAAAATTTGAAACGCAAAAATCTGAGGCTCTACACATTGCTGGAGGGTTTTGAGAGAGGGCCAGGTCCTTGATGAATTATGAAGTGGATGCTCATTACTCTGAGATTGCATGTGGATGAAGGACGAGAGGCCCCATTCtgttgtgcatttattttagtaGCCAAGCAAACAGTATTCATACTCTATCATCCAATGATGGCAGGcagttcaactttttttttttggctatgTGGAATTACTTTGTGCTAAATCTCTCATTTGTGTGATGCAAATCCCTCCTCCTACTTTGTCCCAGTTCATTAGCAACaagtaggtaaaaaaaaataaataaaatattgaattCTGGTGACTAATGAACAGCCCATCCATCCTGTGTGTCACATGGTTTGTGTCGTGTCCTCTTTCCAAACCCATAGATCGAGCGGAGGATATCTGCATTTATGGAACGCAAGCAGATGGagatcaatgaaaacaatgttCGCGAGTTCTGCAACGTGATCGACTGCAATCAGGGTGAGAATGGGAGAGAGGTTGAGGGGGGGCAGGGTGGAGAGGGAGCCTGCACACAGATTGCCAATGTTTGGGAGAGAGCTGATTTCCACAGGCGAGAGGTCAGGCTGAACTGCTCCAAGAGTGGAGCTGAAGTAGCTAACACACTCGGCCTCAAAACACGACCCGCTTAgtgcagaaaaacacaagatagGGGAGCTTTTTAAAATTCAGCTCACTTGTGTATGACACCACGGATAGAAATCAGGCGAAGCACTAAGTTGAGGGTTACATTTTCCTtcgattcatttattttcttttaattacttTCCAACTCATGTGGATACTCATTGcaatttatgtcatatttgatCCTGCAGAAAACAGCTGTGCCAGAACGGATGCAGTGTTTACCCCATACCCCGGCTTTAAAAGCCACATTAAAGGTAAAGAAACGTGAcatttttaaactacattttaaaTGGCATCTTGTAATTACAGTTTATAATTTGATGCACAGGCAGAAAACTCCCAGTAATCAGTTAATTGCAccataatgtattttttcaggTAAATGTTCCAATTTACACCATACAGcacggttggggtcaattataattgtaatcacttaattggtaattaattgcaattatgacataatgatgtttgtaaatgtaattggaaaaatctgTTGTGGTTGTAATCATAATGGAATTGTAAGCATAAAGGTTAGGgtttattggcatatttattaaaggctcagtaattgtgattaattgtaattgaactttcggagttgaaaatgtaattgacttgtTGGGGAAAAAtactaattgtaattttaattgggagatgtaattgtaattgaccccaaccctgccataCAGTGATACACAACTCATAatacagctttattttttaaggCAGTGATTCTCAGTCAAcatttaacacaaaaacaagctGTGACTTTGCTTAAGGAATTCATTTCATGACAAATGGGTGGGTTTGAACAGAAGCCAagataattaacaaaaaatgtttttttattttcaattacagGCCAAGAAAGGCATCAGTATTTTTGATTCACAagctaaaaataattatttggcCATTGCCtgcaaccagggttggggtcagttacatttttcaattacaattacgtcttttattatccatgtttaataaCAGCTCAATTACGATCAATttcagttaatcacaattactgagtctgaaataaatcacCCCATAAGACTCAACCTTTCACTTGTGTTAGCGttctgttagctttctgttagcatttcttatgataacaggtcagttttcacccttgtcttaaatcagctgtaaaacacacaaaaaacttatGTCATCTTGTGGTTACCTTGTTACGCTTCCTTATCcataaaaatattggttttaatatttttggtgtggtcgTCTAAGCCGTTTTTCTGGCAGTATAGGCCTAGATTTCAATCGTTTTACAAAAATGGTACAATTATCCTCAAGAGAAATTacaggaaaacttgatatgaaacatattttaataattaactacgtatgtgtaagccatagaactgtaacatagttccccagttttgcatttaattagattataattgacagtttttatagaatttctatgccaattacaaagtaaataatctgaattcaattacaacagcaacagatttttaaaattaattatgtcataattgtaattacctaTACATTTTGTGATTATAATTTACCCCAGCCCTGCCTGCAACCTACTAAAAATGGATCTTCAACACACTTTTTGTGATGATGTTGAGAAACTCCCATTtaactgttaaaaaacaaaacaccagtACATTGCAATGAAGATAGGATCGTTACTGTTTTCATTAGAAAAGTTAAACGTCTTGATTGAAGTATTTCCTGTGAAGGTTTGGTGCTCTGTGGTTAACTCAGGCTTTGGCCTTTGTTTGGCTGAGCAGTCTCCCGCGTGGTGAACGCACACGGACCACAGACACGCTGTGGGGGAGGTCAAGGAGAGGCTGGGGCGGCACAACAGGGGCCATCGGCCAGAAACTGTGGAAACGCTGCACTCGAAGAAAGACTTCAAAGCATCGAAGCTCACCTGAAACTCCCAACAGGTGAGAAAAGGGAAAAATAgatattattgctattatttcCCTTCCTTGATTGGAGGAGTTCATTGGAAAACATGGTAAAAGTAATCAAAAATGGGGAAAACAGGCActccaaaattgaaaaaatcagaaaatggaAAGATTATAAAAAGCCTCTATTATAATGgccaaataattaaaaagccaAGATGTTTCGACCATTGGCAAACATGGTAAACGTATGTTCCAGTGGATAGAAGATAAAAGTATTAATgtaaaaattttaattaaataaaattatagtgtaggcctcaaatATCAttgaatcaaacatcatttaccccaaaaagaaataaaattgcACCTCGAAAGTTTGTCTTCATCTCCATCGTAAACGGTCCAtttcttgacatttttgcagattgcattgtgggatatggagttgTGGAGACGAATtcatggaagtgtttttacttcattccaaAATCACGGGGAATACCGGGAATAAACCAATATAATACGGTCCACAAGGGCCACTacccagcatgttttagatgtttccctcttccaacacacctgatgaactcatcatcaagctctgcagaatcctgataacgatcctggtcatttcaatcaggtgtgttggaagagggaaacatctaaaacatgctggatagtagcccttgaggaccaggactGGGGACCCCTGCAATATGGTGTCAAATGAATCACTGTCGTCCTTGTCTGGTtatgaaacacaagaaatccaaGTAAAAATGAAGTCAAAACTCTCCTATGCGTCTGTTTAcaggactctacatcccacaatgcaatgtgcgaaGATGTCAAACGGAATGTTTATGGTGGAGATAAAAACcatattaatttcatttagcagTAAATGATGTgtaatttattgatttatgaggtatacactatgattttatctagtAAAAAGGTATCTGgtgtagcagctttaagtttctTTGTGCGACTctttaatattttcattataatctgctgtaaacataaacaaatgtgcAGCATTATGGTGATTAAACCTGTGGTGTTTCACAGTGGCTTCAGTTCCTCTGAGTGTCTACCAGAGACTGAAAAAGTTAGAGGATCGTATTTTGGAGTTGGAGGGACTTTCACCGGAGTACTTTCAGACCACAGTGAGTATCAGTATTAACTAGTGTTGATACCAAAAGGTGAGTATCGGATACGATAAAGTATTGACAGTAACAGCGCCGTGTTCATCTCTTAATATTTATAGTTCATCTCCAGTTTTCTTACCCCTCCCCCTTTTCATTTGACACAACTTTATTCGCTGCTGCAGACGCAAACAGACACACTTGcagcccctcccctcagctgcagctgaacacACTACCCCTTCATAACACGAGCTGATGTCGGCACAGCTGCAACATGGCTTGTGCTGCTGCTGGGTGGTCTGCACAACAGATCAGTTGGTTAGTAAAAAAAATCGCACTGTGTGCGAGGGACTGAGGGTGCGTGCACGCTGTAGAGATCTGAAGtttttcaaaatcaaaatcagttgttgaaaacacacacatatgtaatgtttttttgaaaCATAAATCTTTATATGTTCCTGTGCAATatgtatttcacagcatgcctgtcaaaagaaaagtttctttcaaaataaaagacaaatccaacacgagagacattaagtatttatttatttttaaccagctgtctgcgacccacccagtacatgtttgcgacccaccagttgagaatctctgaagattgtttttttggagattttatactGTAgaatagactgggcgtgtcttaactgctccaggagccccgcccataatcaaggcatttttgagTTTCCCTCCTAGTGACAGGTCAACtaaaaccatttttatttattctttaatgaTGAAGTGAAACAAATACACatacaaaaaattatattaGAGTTCTCTTCAATTTGATAAATTCAAGTttgattatatttaaatgtttcttgTAAGAACAGTTTAAGGGTAAAAAATACACTCTAGTGGGTAATAATTACTTTGTTGGACTCCATATTGGAGCTGTGAGACATCcgcacacacagactgatatttCCCATGCTGAAGGAGTGGGTCCAGTGAGCGAGCTCCCCAAGTGTTCTTGAGATGCTGCATGTCTCTTCATGGTACTATTTCTCAGCACAGCATGCTGCTTCTGTGAGTACGCTGCTCTCCATCTGCTTTTGACTCACTGCATGGTTGTGTGAGCAGAGCAAGAGACGTCAAGAGTCTTGGGATAAACTGATGAGGATGGGGGGGCTTTTATACGTGGAGTTCCCCCACTTCCCCTGTTTTCTTCCTTTCCTCTCTCAGCGCTTTGGTGTTCGCTGAAAGGCGGGACGCAGCCGGTGCATGATTTCAGGGACGTTTCCATCTTATGTGGAGCAGTAACCACAAagcataataaaatataaaactgcagtgcaggtttttttttttttcagttaaaatctACAAAGTAGAATCATAACAAAGCTCTAAAGTGGTTGAATAGATGAAGTCCACTTCTGGGGTTATCAAGGACATGCTGGGCCATACCACCgtcctttatttttcttccaactATAGTCAAAGTACCCATTGTAGTCTGAgttcaatgcaaaaaaaaataccaacaaaaaaatCGACGTTTTTCAATGTTTCTTGTCTAAATGTTTCTATTCTTGACCTTGTGGGACATTTGGAAGAAAACCGCTGAGGTCAGGCTCTCAGAGCTTGAGCCACTTAACAAAGGGTCAAACATGTGTTTCTGTGTCTTTTAGAGCCACCTGCACAAACGACCAAAAACAGCCATGGcccaggtaaaaaaaaacaatgtttgtttCCTGTTCTCGGAGCAGCTGGAAGTGGAAGGCTGAGTTGTTGTGAGTGAGTAATGAGCCGTTCTCTCTCAGTCCTGCAGTCTGAGTGAGTTGGATGAGAAGATCAGTGCAGTGAAGGCAGCGCTCATGAGGAAGGTGACGGACTTCGATCCTGGATATGGACCAGATTGTCCTCTCTAATGCATTCAATGTACATAACTGTGTATTTGtaccattagttttttttgtttgttttggcatTCTTCATTATGAACCATAAAGCAAtatccagaggtgtaaagagtatactgatatatatcctactcaagtagaagtactgttacttgattgaaattgtattcaagtactattaagtcatacataaacaaaatgtgatgaactacggccaggaATGCGGAACATTTCCGCGCCAAATGGTACGTACCacattcccgagaattcagtgaa carries:
- the mbip gene encoding MAP3K12-binding inhibitory protein 1; its protein translation is MVETMKQKGSCSPPCEGTNMSNHGACVSRLLTILSDFSKQLNLDDDVLKVQVNPSAATLPSSQTAHVYNCLQEHITKMQALSESLKTQLDANPDSSSAQGSKPDDVITSSLPKQLRAASSENRPCSSGATDSRTPSDDVMVQIRAGKSEIERRISAFMERKQMEINENNVREFCNVIDCNQENSCARTDAVFTPYPGFKSHIKVSRVVNAHGPQTRCGGGQGEAGAAQQGPSARNCGNAALEERLQSIEAHLKLPTVASVPLSVYQRLKKLEDRILELEGLSPEYFQTTSHLHKRPKTAMAQSCSLSELDEKISAVKAALMRKVTDFDPGYGPDCPL